From a single Plasmodium coatneyi strain Hackeri chromosome 4, complete sequence genomic region:
- a CDS encoding Aspartate aminotransferase translates to MDALIGQLEDVEPDNILKSTEEFKNDKSDVKVNLSIGVCCDENGELHIFKSVLEAEKLVQQKYKEKPYLLSNGTKPFSLLTQKLIFGENSKYMKEKKICTIQAIGGTGAIFIALQLFKMLHMQEICVTNSPYINHVNMITSYGFKVKYISFFDNKLVNINYDAFLNDLRNLEDGSVVILQVSCYNPCSTNMEEIYFDQIADIVSKKKHVIVFDVAYQGFGSSNLNDDVSLIRKFEEKGISFVVCQSFSKNMSLYGERAGALHIICKSKEERKIVANNLRMITRKFYTSPTVHTNRIVCQLLENEKLKSEWINDLRELSERVHKNRVLFFEKMEFYQKKFDLHYDWSVYKKQRGIFSFVPVFAGIYDMLKEHHVYIIDSGRINVSGITARNVDYVAEKACLCLAVKQKGQVASQA, encoded by the coding sequence ATGGACGCGCTGATTGGCCAGCTGGAGGACGTCGAGCCAGACAACATCCTCAAAAGTACGGAGGAATTCAAAAACGACAAATCGGACGTCAAAGTAAACCTATCGATTGGAGTGTGCTGTGACGAGAATGGAGAACTACACATATTTAAAAGTGTCCTTGAGGCAGAAAAATTAGTACAGCAAAAGTACAAGGAAAAACCATACTTGTTAAGCAACGGGACGAAGCCATTTTCCCTCTTAACGCAGAAACTGATCTTTGGAGAAAattcaaaatatatgaaggaaaaaaaaatatgcacaattCAAGCAATAGGAGGCACAGGCGCCATTTTCATAGCTCTgcaattatttaaaatgctTCACATGCAGGAAATATGCGTAACGAACAGCCCGTATATAAACCACGTAAACATGATAACTTCCTACGGATTTAAAGTTAagtacatttctttttttgataACAAATTGGTGAATATAAATTATGACGCCTTTTTAAATGATTTGCGAAATTTGGAAGATGGGTCTGTTGTCATTCTGCAGGTTTCCTGCTACAATCCTTGCAGCACAAACATGGaggaaatttattttgaCCAAATAGCAGACATtgtttcgaaaaaaaaacacgtaaTTGTTTTTGACGTCGCTTACCAAGGATTCGGATCCTCCAATTTGAATGATGATGTGTCCTTAATTAGAAAATTTGAAGAGAAAGGAATATCCTTTGTCGTGTGCCAATcgttttcaaaaaatatgtcCCTCTACGGGGAACGAGCTGGGGCATTGCACATTATCTGCAAATCGAaagaggagagaaaaattGTGGCAAATAATCTTCGCATGATTACTCGCAAATTTTACACCTCCCCCACGGTTCACACGAATAGAATTGTTTGCCAACTtttggaaaatgaaaaattaaaatccGAGTGGATAAATGATTTGCGGGAATTATCTGAACGtgttcataaaaatagaGTCCTCTTTTTTGAGAAAATGGAATTTTACCAGAAAAAATTTGACCTGCATTACGACTGGAGTGTCTATAAAAAACAGAGAgggattttttccttcgtccCCGTATTCGCTGGAATTTACGACATGCTGAAGGAGCACCACGTCTACATCATCGACAGCGGGCGCATAAACGTGTCTGGCATCACCGCCCGTAACGTGGACTACGTGGCTGAGAAGGCGTGTCTTTGCCTGGCGGTTAAGCAGAAGGGCCAAGTGGCAAGTCAAGCGTAG
- a CDS encoding Hexose transporter, protein MKSGSEISSSQSLKNSGSDGFFNTSLMYVLAACLASFLFGYQVSVLNTIKDFIVIEFGWCPENAVSCDGSTLKSSFLLASVFIGAVVGSGFSGYLVQYGRRFSLLVIYNFFILVSILTSITHHFHTILFSRLLSGFGIGLITVSVPMYISEMTHKDKKGAYGVLHQLFITFGIFIAVLLGMAMGDVPEKKVEPLSLGNFQQIWWRLMFFFPCIISILGIVLLTFFFKEETPYYLFENGKVEESKKILKKIYGSDNVDEPLKAIKDAVEQNEAAKKNSISLMTAMKIPSYRYVILLGCILSGLQQFTGINVLVSNSNELYKGFLDKGMITTLSVIMTVVNFLMTFPAIYIVEKLGRKTLLLCGCAGIVCAFLPTAIANQIDSTSEIVKNLSIAATFVMIVSFAVSYGPVLWIYLHEMFPSEIKDSAASLASLVNWMCAIIVVFPSDIIIKKSPNILFFIFSGMSILAFFFIFFFIKETKGGEIGTSPYITLEERQKHMGKSVV, encoded by the coding sequence ATGAAGAGCGGAAGCGAGATTTCCTCCTCTCAGTCGTTAAAAAACAGCGGAAGCGATGGCTTCTTTAACACGTCCCTAATGTATGTATTGGCCGCCTGCCTGGCGTCATTCCTCTTTGGTTACCAAGTTAGTGTGTTGAATACAATCAAGGATTTCATCGTAATTGAATTCGGATGGTGCCCAGAAAACGCAGTGAGCTGTGATGGAAGCACGTTGAAGAGTTCGTTCCTGTTGGCATCGGTCTTTATAGGTGCCGTGGTTGGAAGTGGATTTTCGGGCTACCTAGTTCAGTATGGAAGAAGATTTTCCCTATTAGTCATAtacaacttttttattctggTGAGTATATTGACATCGATTACGCATCACTTCCacaccattttgttttcacGTCTTCTGAGCGGATTTGGTATAGGACTAATCACGGTCAGTGTACCCATGTACATCTCCGAGATGACCCACAAGGATAAAAAGGGAGCCTATGGAGTCCTGCACCAGTTGTTTATTACCTTTGGCATATTCATAGCAGTGCTATTAGGAATGGCTATGGGGGATGtaccagaaaaaaaagttgaaccGCTATCTTTGGGAAATTTCCAGCAGATATGGTGGAGacttatgttttttttcccatgcaTTATTTCTATTCTGGGCATCGTTCTGctgacctttttttttaaagaggaGACTCCGTACTACTTATTTGAGAATGGAAAGGTAGAAGAGtcgaagaaaattttaaaaaagatatACGGAAGTGATAATGTGGATGAACCTTTGAAGGCAATTAAAGATGCAGTGGAACAGAACGAGGCAGCGAAGAAAAATTCCATTTCGTTAATGACAGCAATGAAGATTCCTTCCTACCGCTATGTCATCCTGCTGGGTTGTATACTCTCCGGTCTGCAGCAGTTCACGGGTATAAACGTCTTGGTGTCCAATTCGAACGAACTGTACAAAGGATTTCTAGACAAAGGAATGATAACGACCCTAAGTGTGATAATGACAGTAGTTAACTTTTTAATGACCTTTCCAGCGATCTACATTGTAGAAAAGTTAGGAAGAAAGACTCTGCTCCTTTGTGGTTGTGCAGGAATTGTTTGTGCCTTCTTACCTACTGCCATAGCTAATCAGATTGATAGCACGTCCGAAATTGTGAAGAATCTTTCCATTGCTGCAACTTTCGTGATGATAGTTTCGTTTGCCGTTTCATACGGACCCGTATTGTGGATTTATCTACACGAAATGTTTCCCTCAGAAATTAAGGACAGCGCAGCGAGCTTGGCTTCTTTGGTCAACTGGATGTGTGCTATCATAGTGGTGTTTCCATCTGATATAATTATTAAGAAGTCGCCCAATATtctgtttttcattttctccgGTATGTCGATTTTggccttctttttcatctttttcttcattaagGAGACAAAGGGCGGCGAGATTGGCACAAGTCCATACATCACCCTAGAGGAGAGACAGAAGCACATGGGCAAGTCGGTCGTATGA
- a CDS encoding 5'-3' exonuclease: MPKHLLVKGAVYLAALSWLSSAGIPGLHKWVIQNFPSCVKIVERNSLLDVTHLTRKNFGHGREHKKGGSDWKKGPTKIGHVDNLLFDMNQLLHKANVQFVNDEQYFCKLSYLIKNVLRKFHPQKNIVFAIDGICPFSKLKLQIKRRAKGKKLQDGDNSNDITCGSPFIQRVATFLRKFVTFLVSLPKYKHIKVYVSTDKEVGEGELKLMNWIQNYIRGNHSPHEGDNNSVSTPDGADESFVIVGADADLLLQCLALKDVRNVCVYTYQTFLVDVAAWEKKKKEDYLAGLDQTNGGAHPNGETHHIGTSTPKWKKKKIKVLYNLNTFTNLFWKKYPSAIDQIRRDMLILFILKGNDYLPKIREGNFSIFFQAYFNMLDSEIKLEESGGSPYRGLLTEEYALNRPQFVRYLNQVHKLVSLPRYYLQRVTDRAEQGDKLTGTETDEEGRGIFKEHMSYLPLSLLNELISKRKINKNDLHIQVHKEEGSDLFKCTMTQCYVDGRTSTYCGSSRRKKIAMHLASHDYLEREFPACMRFVDSGLLRKIVQGGEQRGVTQDGNSKEERESSPEGKNGTIQGETHRLDVLSEKEQLNNHPMEEEDSKTELRLKSFYVQNCGGEKNFQEEMKSCENYLQGVHWLVQMYTQTCCLNFNFFYKYATSPSLLSLYYFLSGGGTDVENSIHANGETNILQNINLNVFRNNQEYHSFINFCVGRYARGVAKEEQEGKEEEPTRQAPQKAYFENIYDILFCRNANVVMSRIQKLNQQLKGNLHRRKEIVKYYWDVYASRLKKFCKVIFYQGKKIYVAKFALFRIALQNEDLPNGTSADVGEAPSPRFNILSRVGRTRINSCNVKTEDRSFLYDGVNHGRRTQKRGFCTRAMSAYPAEVDSSVRGTPRKVTRVIHVKRARRTNVVFR, from the coding sequence ATGCCCAAGCACCTACTGGTCAAAGGGGCAGTGTATCTGGCGGCACTGTCCTGGCTGAGCAGCGCGGGCATACCGGGACTTCACAAATGGGTGATCCAAAACTTCCCCAGTTGCGTAAAAATAGTAGAAAGAAACAGCCTTCTGGATGTGACGCACTTAACCAGGAAAAACTTCGGACATGGaagggaacataaaaaaggaggcagtGATTGGAAGAAGGGGCCAACCAAAATCGGTCATGTAGATAACCTTCTATTTGACATGAACCAACTCCTACACAAAGCAAACGTCCAGTTTGTTAACGATGAgcaatatttttgcaaactctcctatttaataaaaaatgtgttaagaAAATTTCACCCTCAGAAAAACATCGTCTTCGCTATTGATGgcatttgtcctttttcaaaACTGAAGCTACAAATTAAAAGAcgagcaaaaggaaaaaagctgCAAGATGGAGACAACTCAAATGATATAACGTGTGGCAGTCCCTTCATTCAGAGGGTTGCAACATTTCTCCGAAAGTTCGTAACGTTTTTAGTATCGTTGCCAAAGTATAAGCATATAAAAGTGTATGTTTCGACTGATAAGGAGGTGGGGGAGGGCGAACTCAAACTAATGAACTGGATCCAGAACTACATAAGGGGGAACCATTCGCCACATGAGGGGGATAACAATTCTGTCAGTACCCCCGACGGGGCGGACGAATCGTTCGTCATCGTGGGGGCAGATGCAgaccttctccttcagtgCCTAGCTTTGAAGGACGTGCgtaatgtgtgtgtgtacacgtATCAGACGTTCCTCGTAGATGTCGCGGCgtgggagaagaaaaagaaggaggactACCTGGCGGGGTTGGACCAGACAAATGGGGGAGCCCACCCAAATGGAGAAACCCACCATATTGGGACCTCCACcccaaagtggaaaaagaaaaaaataaaagtccTATACAACCTGAACACATTTACGAACCTCTTTTGGAAAAAGTACCCGAGCGCCATCGACCAAATTAGACGAGACATGCTCATCCTGTTTATCCTAAAAGGGAATGACTATTTGCCAAAAATCAGGGAAGGcaatttttccatcttttttcAGGCCTATTTTAACATGCTGGACAGTGAAATAAAGCTAGAAGAATCTGGGGGGAGTCCCTACCGAGGACTTTTAACAGAGGAGTATGCTCTGAATAGGCCCCAATTTGTGCGATATTTAAACCAAGTGCATAAGCTGGTGAGTCTGCCAAGGTACTACCTGCAAAGAGTGACAGATCGTGCTGAACAGGGTGACAAATTAACCGGAACAGAAAccgatgaagaaggaagaggcaTTTTCAAAGAGCACATGTCGTATCTCCCACTCTCTCTCTTAAACGAACTGATcagcaaaaggaaaataaataaaaatgatttGCACATTCAGGTGCACAAGGAAGAGGGCTCCGATTTGTTCAAATGCACTATGACACAGTGCTACGTGGACGGAAGGACTTCCACTTATTGTGGTTCCtccaggaggaagaagattgCCATGCACCTCGCTTCGCATGATTATTTGGAGAGAGAATTCCCCGCATGCATGCGCTTTGTTGATTCGGGGCTCCTCAGGAAGATCGTCCAAGGGGGGGAGCAAAGAGGAGTCACCCAGGATGGCAAttcgaaagaagaaagagagtCATCAcctgaagggaaaaatggaacaatcCAAGGGGAAACCCATCGTCTGGATGTTCTGtctgaaaaagaacaactgAACAACCACCccatggaggaagaagacagCAAAACAGAACTTCGCTTAAAATCCTTTTACGTACAAAATtgtggaggggaaaaaaatttccaagaagaaatgaaaagctGCGAGAACTACCTCCAGGGGGTTCACTGGCTAGTCcaaatgtatacacaaacGTGTTGCTTgaattttaactttttctaCAAGTATGCAACGAGTCCCTCGTTACTCAGCTTGTACTACTTCCTATCCGGTGGAGGCACCGACGTGGAAAATTCCATTCACGCGAATGGAGAGACGAACATCCTGCAGAACATCAACCTGAACGTGTTCAGAAACAACCAGGAGTATCACAGCTTTATAAATTTCTGCGTGGGGAGATACGCACGGGGGGTTGCAAAAGAGgaacaggaaggaaaggaagaagaacccaCCCGTCAAGCGCCCCAGAAAGCTTActttgaaaatatatacgaCATCCTTTTCTGCAGAAACGCAAATGTCGTGATGAGTCGAATCCAAAAATTGAACCAACAGTTAAAAGGAAACCTCCACAGACGGAAAGAAATTGTAAAGTACTACTGGGATGTGTATGCAAGTAGGTTGAAGAAATTTTGTAAAGTGATTTTCTaccaagggaagaaaatatatgttgCCAAATTTGCTCTCTTCCGGATTGCTCTCCAGAATGAGGACTTACCCAATGGGACAAGTGCAGATGTGGGTGAAGCACCTTCACCTCGGTTCAACATTCTCAGTCGTGTGGGCAGGACGCGTATCAACAGCTGCAACGTTAAAACGGAAGATCGTTCCTTTCTATATGATGGCGTTAACCATGGCAGGAGAACACAGAAAAGGGGTTTCTGCACGAGGGCTATGAGCGCCTACCCAGCTGAGGTAGACTCGTCTGTTAGAGGGACCCCCAGGAAGGTGACACGAGTTATTCATGTCAAACGAGCCAGGCGGACGAATGTTGTTTTTCGCTAG